Proteins from a single region of Drosophila biarmipes strain raj3 chromosome 3R, RU_DBia_V1.1, whole genome shotgun sequence:
- the LOC108026162 gene encoding A disintegrin and metalloproteinase with thrombospondin motifs 20 isoform X3: MSTHWRQHACLYACILGFLLAMSVVFYFGMPSAYTTLEELPGSNHSLALPNVISIPPAPPTKFDNDSLPYPNPPDRVEDLEEEDHSAFVTPTKVYNYSLSEGDLIYESKRNSDINSFLKESASAFTMTGTYRNMSNEIWDPHPQYNLDVFGRQLHLVLRQDASFIHNQSMPRIRVLAEGEDSPGSEEETDQRHLSCMYSGYVEDDPHSAVSVSLCGGMTGYIKTSFGALLIEPVNRTSSDEVLHRVYRKSHRNARQAVSQFELGLDAMISQMEKAQRLQEEQTTKSPKLTRRKRHYADVDNQVYTLEVLIAVDSSMERFHGQDLQPYIFILMSIVSSIFADASIGNSIRISLVKLIRLPIVNTNTNSSNDMLKHFCQFINTYGYRRDTAMLITREPICGSVPGKICHMLGLAELGTVCSASSCSIVQDTGLPTAFTMAHELGHILNMNHDDDDKCMPYVARNNNNNKVLHIMSAVMGIHMHPWSWSKCSRHFVSEFLEKTDKSCLETFVGEDIDYGNNKLPGEIYSLDQQCQLSFGNDFSHCPQTEECRRLWCNRMPKGDQCRSSNLPWADGTPCGSGGHWCQRGKCVSNKHGYGRPVNGGWGPWTKFTPCSLTCGGGVQESRRECNVPVPENGGKYCTGSRKKYRSCNTHQCPPGSMDPREQQCYAMNGRNLNIPGVNPDTKWVPKYEKDACKLFCRMDMRVTYFMLKSMVTDGTSCAVDSFDKCVNGICRPAGCDNELNSIAKLDKCGVCEGRNDTCHEVTGNLLVSNLLGLNDGNEANKTLYYVTRIPKGASNILITQENYHDQNYIVLSDDKDNKLLNGHAGIKTYPLKFVYAGVTMQYTGSNSLVEQVNTTYSWKLSRDLIVQIISLDVSPAKRPDTVLMSYSYTIDKTPDMDAEVEIYRWEMQAPSTCDSLCEGRSHRQPACISITQGLKVAPQFCDKSSMPKVEDRPCNTDCRLNLTVTSISECSAACGELGTREKTFHCVQTFTDMQRSNIVDMSYCKLKFDVAYHEECREGCWVLSDWSTCSKSCGTGSQKREAHCYLHGSRVSDDLCNPRTKPQVTNLIRVCNPESCPSYYEEHTAVAVSNWVIGEWGECNDWCEKTRSVSCSHPYGIGCGRNRPKDVRKCCHIKYTSDWTECSVQCGEGVKRKKQSCTRVYKPEVPGTRKRRVYIDESFCISRKVNRPKLRTTTKSCRINCKWNASDWRRCSADCSEEYQTRDVRCETWQGDGVEDRHCDAKKRPSKRRICHHCVRRQSKIVSPCNCEGVERRRDICYNSHKGRIPCPTRTRVERHRCTPPAHCRRRSATSSISSRPRSGGGDMSNSSTRSLNALGDQRQQGRAARSCAELRDLFGYNQDGNYQLEVRSRMVHVYCHAMGTSRPVEYLNVDPQENYSIFYEYRTKQTTSCPPESRAHEYYNDQNSGRTHFSKLRLNITDLRIVDNDFQFAETRGLPQKLGSAGDCYNRIGQCPQGDFSINMKNTDFTIRPGTQWKTHGQYSVMKRISEFDTTSVMRRGFCGGYCGGCYIAPNSGLYLDVL, from the exons CCTCGATGTGTTTGGGCGCCAGTTGCATTTGGTGTTGCGGCAGGACGCCTCCTTCATCCACAACCAGTCGATGCCCCGCATCCGGGTACTAGCCGAGGGGGAGGATAGCCCTGGCTCGGAGGAGGAGACGGACCAGAGGCACCTGAGTTGCATGTACAGCGGCTACGTGGAGGACGATCCCCACTCGGCGGTCTCCGTCTCGCTGTGCGGCGGCATG ACTGGTTATATCAAAACCAGTTTCGGCGCGCTCCTCATCGAGCCGGTGAACCGGACCAGCAGCGATGAGGTTTTGCACCGGGTCTATAGGAAGTCGCACCGCAACGCCAGACAGGCTGTCTCCCAGTTCGAGTTGGGCCTGGACGCGATGATCAGCCAGATGGAGAAGGCGCAGAGGCTGCAGGAGGAGCAGACCACCAAATCCCCCAAGCTGACGCGGCGAAAGCGACACTACGCCGACGTGGACAACCAGGTGTATACGCTGGAGGTTCTGATAGCCGTGGACTCCAGCATGGAGCGGTTCCATGGCCAGGACCTTCAGCCCTACATCTTCATCCTGATGTCGATCGTCTCGAGTATCTTCGCAGATGCCAGCATCGGCAACTCGATTCGCATATCCCTGGTGAAGCTGATCCGCCTGCCCATTGTCAACACCAATACCAATTCCAGTAACGATATGCTGAAGCACTTCTGCCAATTCATCAATACCTATGGCTACCGAAGGGACACAGCCATGCTGATCACACG TGAACCCATCTGCGGCAGCGTGCCGGGCAAGATTTGCCACATGCTGGGCCTGGCCGAGCTGGGCACCGTTTGCAGTGCCAGTTCCTGCTCCATTGTCCAGGACACCGGTCTGCCCACCGCCTTCACCATGGCCCACGAACTGGGACACAT CTTGAACATGAaccacgacgacgacgacaagTGCATGCCCTATGTGGCgaggaacaacaacaacaacaaggtgCTGCACATCATGTCCGCCGTGATGGGCATCCACATGCATCCGTGGTCATGGTCGAAGTGCTCCCGCCACTTTGTCTCCGAGTTTCTCGA AAAAACCGACAAGTCCTGCCTGGAGACCTTTGTGGGCGAGGACATCGACTACGGCAACAATAAGCTGCCCGGCGAGATCTACTCGCTGGACCAGCAGTGCCAGCTAAGCTTCGGCAACGACTTCTCCCACTGCCCCCAGACGGAGGAGTGCCGCCGGCTGTGGTGCAATCGCATGCCCAAGGGCGACCAGTGCCGGTCCAGCAACTTGCCCTGGGCCGATGGCACGCCCTGCGGCAGTGGTGGTCACTGGTGCCAGAGGGGCAAGTGTGTGTCCAACAAGCATGGTTACGGTCGTCCGGTGAACGGGGGTTGGGGTCCCTGGACCAAGTTCACACCCTGCAGCCTCACCTGCGGCGGCGGAGTGCAGGAGTCGCGAAGGGAGTGCAACGTGCCGGTGCCCGAGAATGGTGGCAAGTACTGCACGGGAAGCCGGAAGAAGTACCGCTCGTGCAACACCCACCAGTGCCCGCCGGGCAGCATGGATCCCCGCGAGCAGCAGTGCTATGCGATGAACGGACGGAACCTCAACATTCCGGGCGTCAACCCAGACACCAAGTGGGTGCCCAAATACGAAA AGGATGCCTGCAAGCTCTTCTGCCGCATGGACATGAGGGTCACCTACTTCATGCTCAAGAGCATGGTCACCGATGGCACCTCCTGCGCCGTGGACAGCTTCGACAAGTGCGTCAATGGAATCTGCCGGCCAGCGGGTTGCGACAACGAGCTGAACTCCATTGCCAAGTTGG ACAAGTGCGGCGTGTGCGAGGGTCGCAATGACACATGCCACGAGGTAACCGGAAACCTGCTCGTCTCCAATCTCCTGGGTCTGAACGATGGGAACGAAGCCAACAAGACACTCTACTATGTGACGAGAATACCCAAAG GTGCCTCTAACATCTTAATCACTCAAGAAAACTATCATGACCAGAACTACATAGTGCTGAGTGATGACAAGGACAACAAGTTGCTCAACGGTCATGCAGGCATCAAAACATATCCTCTGAAGTTTGTGTACGCTGGTGTTACGATGCAGTACACTGGCTCCAACAGCTTGGTGGAGCAGGTGAACACGACCTACTCATGGAAATTGTCTCGTGATCTTATAGTTCAG ATCATTTCCCTTGACGTGAGTCCTGCCAAACGTCCTGATACCGTACTGATGTCGTACTCCTACACCATCGACAAGACCCCGGATATGGATGCGGAGGTGGAGATCTATCGCTGGGAAATGCAGGCACCCAGTACCTGCGACTCGCTCTGCGAGGGCAGGAGCCATCGGCAGCCGGCCTGCATTAGTATCACCCAGGGTCTGAAGGTTGCCCCGCAGTTCTGTGACAAGTCCTCCATGCCCAAGGTGGAAGATCGACCCTGCAACACGGACTGCCGTCTTAA TCTCACTGTGACGAGCATTTCGGAGTGCTCCGCCGCCTGTGGAGAGTTGGGAACCCGCGAGAAGACCTTCCACTGCGTTCAGACATTCACAGATATGCAGCGTTCGAATATTGTGGACATGTCCTATTGCAAGCTGAAGTTCGATGTGGCCTACCACGAGGAGTGTCGTGAGGGTTGCTGGGTCCTATCAGACTGGTCAACG TGCTCGAAGTCCTGTGGAACGGGCTCTCAGAAACGAGAGGCCCACTGCTATCTGCACGGCTCCCGCGTCAGCGACGATCTGTGTAATCCCCGAACCAAGCCCCAGGTTACGAATCTCATCAGGGTCTGCAACCCTGAGTCCTGCCCCTCATATTACGAAGAACAC ACTGCCGTGGCTGTTAGTAACTGGGTAATTGGCGAGTGGGGCGAGTGCAATGACTGGTGTGAGAAGACCCGCTCTGTGAGTTGCTCGCATCCCTATGGAATCGGCTGCGGAAGGAACAGGCCCAAGGACGTCCGCAAGTGCTGCCACATCAAGTACACCAGCGATTGGACAGAG TGCTCGGTGCAATGTGGCGAGGGCGTCAAGCGGAAGAAGCAGAGCTGCACGCGGGTGTACAAGCCCGAGGTTCCCGGTACTCGAAAGCGGAGAGTTTACATCGACGAATCCTTTTGCATAAGCCGAAAGGTGAACCGTCCCAAACTGAGAACCACCACCAAGTCCTGCCGCATCAACTGCAAGTGGAATGCCTCGGACTGGCGAAGGTGCTCCGCGGACTGCTCGGAGGAGTACCAAACCAGGGATGTGCGTTGTGAAACGTGGCAGGGCGATGGAGTGGAGGACAGGCACTGCGATGCCAAGAAGCGTCCCTCCAAGCGACGCATCTGCCACCACTGCGTGCGAAGGCAGTCGAAGATTGTCTCACCG TGCAACTGTGAGGGCGTGGAGAGGAGAAGGGATATCTGCTACAACTCGCACAAGGGTCGCATTCCCTGTCCCACCCGCACCAGGGTGGAAAGGCACCGGTGCACTCCGCCAGCCCACTGCCGCAGGCGGAGCGCcaccagcagcatcagcagcaggcCCAGGAGCGGTGGTGGCGACATGTCTAACAGCAGCACCAGGAGCTTGAATGCCCTCGGCGATCAAAGGCAGCAGGGAAGAGCTGCAAGGAGCTGTGCCGAGCTGAGGGATCTTTTCGGCTATAACCAGGATGGCAACTACCAACTGGAGGTGAGATCGCGTATGGTGCACGTCTACTGCCACGCTATGGGCACCAGTAGACCCGTCGAGTACCTGAACGTGGATCCGCAGGAGAACTACTCCATCTTCTACGAGTACCGAACGAAGCAGACCACCAGTTGTCCGCCGGAGTCACGTGCCCACGAGTACTACAACGACCAGAACTCCGGACGGACGCACTTCAGCAAGCTGCGACTGAACATCACGGATCTGCGGATCGTGGACAACGACTTTCAGTTCGCCGAAACGAGGGGTTTACCCCAGAAGCTGGGCTCAGCGGGTGATTGCTACAACCGCATTGGCCAGTGTCCGCAGGGTGACTTCTCCATCAACATGAAGAACACGGACTTCACCATACGCCCAGGAACGCAGTGGAAGACCCATGGTCAATACTCTGTCATGAAGCGTATCAGTGAG TTCGACACCACATCGGTGATGCGGCGGGGATTCTGCGGAGGATACTGCGGCGGCTGCTACATTGCTCCCAATTCTGGCCTTTACCTGGACGTGTTATGA